The following DNA comes from Rhipicephalus microplus isolate Deutch F79 chromosome 6, USDA_Rmic, whole genome shotgun sequence.
GTGTCTTACTGTGACAACTGTAGCAGGGGCGTTTTTTTTCCGGAtgcaacgggggggggggggtgctctaaGCGTACTTTACGCACGTGCGTGAGTTTTTATTGTTGTTCTTATCATCACAGTGGCAACTTGGTTCATAAAGCGAAAGACTGCGAAGGCTACAGTGGTCTTTTTACAAGATGTCTTGCACACAATTAAGTTTTCGTGTGCATTGCATAACTTTCATTCTAATGCAGTTTTAAGTATGCAAACTGTGCCATGCAAAAATATGCCACTTTGTAGTATTGTTTTGTTGCAACATGCACGTGTATAAAAAAGGTTCTACAGCTGCTTATAGTCCAAAGTTTCTCATGTTAAAATTAACAACCGAGAACTGACCTCCAGTTTTTAGTTTTTAATTCTAACATTAGAAACTTTGCACTAAATGCGGTTGGAGAACTTATTTTGTTTCTATCAATTTTATTCATCCAGACAGATCTCTGTCCAATATGCTCACCTTCAAAGACACCATCCTGCACCATCCTTCGTTTGAAAATAGATATCATTTTGTCTATTTTCATTTTGTTGGATTGTTTTGCAATTGAACATGGCCTTTTGTAatgcttttcttttgtttcttccaGGAAATGTCTTGGTTACAAGAGCACATCCACGTTTTGGAATGTGTACCATGAATGTTAaagaaatacagcaaatcaaataGCACTTGCagtgttgttttttgttgttgttgttatgcaTCACACGTTAAAAGGATACATCACAGCCATCCATAAATGTCTTCTCGAAATTGATCCAAAGTGAAGCTGTCAATATGGCCACTCTCTGACGTGATGCATCTTTGCTCCAATAACTCACTAAATATATTTGTATAAATCAAGCAATATAATTCTTAGGGCTCGTTTCTCTTTATTTGACAAAATCTTAATGAAAACCAGCTGATAATAGAACCTAGAAAGGTATATGAGTTATTAATTGTACTGCTTTTGGGTGTGTTTTAATAAATTAGATATAGaagggaaaataaaaaaagtggttgaaaagacaATTCGCTGCTGAGAGgacaagttgtcttttcataCACTATATCTTCTAGGGCACGGCAGCATCACTGGCATGACGGCTAATCCGTTTGTTTTCATCGTCCAGCTCGTCGCTACCCTTCTGCTAATACCGGCAGAGTGCGATGTACTGGGCTGGCAAGCTGCGATCAACGCCTTGCAACCGGCTGTCCTCCTGTCTGTCAACGTGTCAACCGCACATGCGCACCTGAGCGATatctggactacgcccccttcatcGACAGCAGTTGGTGCTCTGGCGGGCCTCGACGGAGGAGCGACGGCGCTACAAGCAATTCACTGGAGTATAAAGCCGGATCGCAACCATCCAGACGCCATAGGGCACGGCAGCATCACTGGCATGACGGCTAATCCGTTTGTTTTCATCGTCCAGCTCGTCGCTACCCTTCTGCTAATACCGGCAGAGTGCGATGTACTGGGCTGGCAAGCTGCGATCAACGCCTTGCAACCGGCTGTCCTCCTGGCTGTCAACGTGTCAACTGCACATGCGCACCTGAGCGATatctggactacgcccccttcatcGACAGCAGTTGGTGCTCTGGCGGGCCTCGACGGAGGAGCGACGGCGCTACAAGCAATTCACTGGAGTATAAAGCCGGATCGCAACCATCCAGACGCCATAGGGCACGGCAGCATCACTGGCATGACGGCTAATCCGTTTGTTTTCATCGTCCAGCTCGTCGCTACCCTTCTGCTAATACCGGCAGAGTGCGATGTACTGGGCTGGCAAGCTGCGATCAACGCCTTGCAACCGGCTGTCCTCCTGGCTGTCAACGTGTCAACTGCACATGCGCACCTGAGCGATatctg
Coding sequences within:
- the LOC142765260 gene encoding uncharacterized protein LOC142765260, whose protein sequence is MTANPFVFIVQLVATLLLIPAECDVLGWQAAINALQPAVLLSVNVSTAHAHLSDIWTTPPSSTAVGALAGLDGGATALQAIHWSIKPDRNHPDAIGHGSITGMTANPFVFIVQLVATLLLIPAECDVLGWQAAINALQPAVLLAVNVSTAHAHLSDIWTTPPSSTAVGALAGLDGGATALQAIHWSIKPDRNHPDAIGHGSITGMTANPFVFIVQLVATLLLIPAECDVLGWQAAINALQPAVLLAVNVSTAHAHLSDIWTTPPSSTAVGALAGLDGGATALQAIHWSIKPDRNHPDAIGHGSITGMTANPFVFIVQVR